CCCGATCGTCTTCGGTTCGCACATTGATTCTGTGCCCAATGGCGGGCGCTACGATGGCGTCGTTGGCGTCATCGGCGCCATCGAATGCATCGAAGTGCTGAATGCGCACGGCGTGATGACGCGACATCCATTGGAAGTGATCGTCTTCGCTGCCGAAGAGGGAGGCCTTTTCGGCAGTCGGGCGCTCATCGGGGCATTGACGCCGGAGGCGCTGGCCGTCGTCACCAATAGTGGGAAAACCGTGCGCGACGGTATCCGCGCGATAGGCGGTGATCCGGATCGGCTCGCTGAGGCCGTGCGCCGTCCGGGAGAAGTCAAAGCCTTCCTCGAACTGCACGTCGAACAGGGAGGGGTGCTCGAAGCCGAGGGCGCGCAGATTGGCGTCGTCGAGGGGATCGTCGGCATCCGACGGTGGGACGTGGAGGTCGAAGGGTTCGCCAATCACGCAGGGACGACGCCGATGAATCAGCGCCGCGATGCGCTCGTGGCAGCGGCCGAACTGATCCTCGCTGTGAATCGCGTGGTGACGAGCGTACCCGGACGTCAGGTGGGAACCGTCGGTCGTATCGTCGCTGAGCCCGGTGCTGTCAACGTCATCCCGGGGCGCGTCCGCATGAGTCTGGAGCTGCGCGATCTCTCGGCCGAGAAGATCGAACAGCTCTTCGAACGCATTCGCGACGAGGCTCGCGCCATCGAGAACCGACGCAGTGTGACGATCACTTTCACACCCATTGATGCGACGGCCATCCCCGCTCCAACCGATGCGCGCGTGCGTCAGCTCATCGCGGAGACAGCTCGCGAGCTGGGCCTGCGCGCGATCTTCATGCCGAGTGGCGCCGGACACGATGCGCAGAACATGGCGCGTATTGCTCCAACCGGCATGATCTTCGTGCCGAGCGTTGGTGGCATCAGTCACTCTCCTCAGGAATACACGCGCCCCGAGGATTTGGCCAACGGCGCGACCGTGTTATTGCATACGATCTTGAAAATTGATCGTGGCGCCTTACCCTGATTCGATGTGCGTCGTGCGGAAGAAGGCGATCGGTCTGTTGCTCATCGTGACGGTGGGGTTCGCCTTCGCGCCGACCGAGCGCGCCGAGGATCGGTGGGAGCAGTATGTGAACGAAAAGCATGGATGCTCGCTCTACTACCGACCCGCGCAATGGAACCTGCGGGTGCAATCCGGTTCGGGCAGCGAAACCGCGATCTTCATGGCGCAGGATGATCCAGAGGTCATGGCCGTGTTGAACATGTTCGATCCGGTGCCGAACCTCACACTCCATCCCCGACAACTCTTCGACATGGACCGGGGAGCGTTGGCGACGATCTTCGGTGGCTTGACGATCCAAGAGGAGCGCGTCCTGACGCTCTCGGGAGCGACGGCGCATCAGGTGACTTTCGAAGGACGGGAGAAACGAGTGACTCGGTACACGATTGTCCATCGCGGTTCCGTCTACTTGCTCGTGTACATCGCGCCGAAGTCGAAATACGCGTCGTATCTGCCGGGTTTCCGCGCCATGGTCGAGACATTTCGCATCTTCGGCACGGGCGTTCCCGAAGCCGATCCTCGCACGCTCTCGCCTGAAGTGGTGGCCGAACCCGCTGGGGAGCGCGCCTTGCGCATTCGCACGCAGCCGGATCCCGTGTTCGTGGAGATTCGAGAGGGGGATCAGAATTGGCATTATCATCTCATCCTGGCGAACCCGCATGACAGCGAGGTCGAGCTTCGAGAGATCCGCGTGCGCTATGTGAGCGAGGGGCGCGTGGTGGACGAGACGCGGCTCGATCCGCCCGCGATCCAGCGCGTGATGGAAGGAGGATCGAATCGCCTTCCGCCGAAGGGGGAAGTGCGATGGCGCGATCACGCGGGACATCGCGAGCGCGCGCCCGAGAGCATCGAGTATGCGATCTTCTTCCGCGCGGAAGATCGGTTATGGCAGCAGACGCATCGCGTCTCCTTGCTTCGCTATCAACAGAAGACGCGATTCACGCTCCCCTTCAACGGAGTGTGGCGCGTGTGGCGCGGGCATGAGGTCTTCGAGGGACATCGGCAGCGAGCCGATGCACAAGCCTTCGCGTACGACTTCATCTACGAGCGAGGGGGAAGCGATCGCCGTCCCCCAGAAGCGCGCGCCAGAGCCAGGGCAGCGCGCCGTGCGCGACCGACTCGCGACGGCGTAGCGTGGTCGCTCGCGGATTTTTACGCCTTCGGTCGGAAGGTCCTGGCACCGGCCGATGGACGCGTCGTGCGCGCTGTGGATGGCGAGCCCGACCGTCCTCCGGTCGCGACGCGCTTGCGAAGAGCGCAGCCCTCGGGAGAGGATCCACGCCAGATCTTCGGCAATTACATCGTCATTGATCACGGCCATGGGGAATTCAGCGTGCTCGCGCATCTGAAGCGAGGATCGGTGCGCGTGAAGCGAGGGGATCACGTGAAGCGCGGTCAAGTCCTGGCCGAATGTGGGAATTCTGGAGCAAGTCCACAACCGCATCTCCATTTTCACGTCATGGATGGGCCAGACCCGATGCGAAGTCGGGGCTTGCCCGTGCGATTTGAGAATTATCGCCTCTGGCGCGGCGGGCGCGTCAC
This portion of the Blastocatellia bacterium genome encodes:
- a CDS encoding M23 family metallopeptidase produces the protein MRKKAIGLLLIVTVGFAFAPTERAEDRWEQYVNEKHGCSLYYRPAQWNLRVQSGSGSETAIFMAQDDPEVMAVLNMFDPVPNLTLHPRQLFDMDRGALATIFGGLTIQEERVLTLSGATAHQVTFEGREKRVTRYTIVHRGSVYLLVYIAPKSKYASYLPGFRAMVETFRIFGTGVPEADPRTLSPEVVAEPAGERALRIRTQPDPVFVEIREGDQNWHYHLILANPHDSEVELREIRVRYVSEGRVVDETRLDPPAIQRVMEGGSNRLPPKGEVRWRDHAGHRERAPESIEYAIFFRAEDRLWQQTHRVSLLRYQQKTRFTLPFNGVWRVWRGHEVFEGHRQRADAQAFAYDFIYERGGSDRRPPEARARARAARRARPTRDGVAWSLADFYAFGRKVLAPADGRVVRAVDGEPDRPPVATRLRRAQPSGEDPRQIFGNYIVIDHGHGEFSVLAHLKRGSVRVKRGDHVKRGQVLAECGNSGASPQPHLHFHVMDGPDPMRSRGLPVRFENYRLWRGGRVTLVRSGVLRAGERVERVIEPTRRAPTRRPARPARSRRRAGLFPWNDSVGNPAVVNVPSAVRPVTSGGAG
- a CDS encoding Zn-dependent hydrolase; translated protein: MSVRRLGLGSILLLTALCGAVSAQEVTLRANAARMEERILRLAEFGKDPRGGVSRLAFSEADLQGRAYIISLMRQAGLTVRVDPAGNIIGRREGREPHLPPIVFGSHIDSVPNGGRYDGVVGVIGAIECIEVLNAHGVMTRHPLEVIVFAAEEGGLFGSRALIGALTPEALAVVTNSGKTVRDGIRAIGGDPDRLAEAVRRPGEVKAFLELHVEQGGVLEAEGAQIGVVEGIVGIRRWDVEVEGFANHAGTTPMNQRRDALVAAAELILAVNRVVTSVPGRQVGTVGRIVAEPGAVNVIPGRVRMSLELRDLSAEKIEQLFERIRDEARAIENRRSVTITFTPIDATAIPAPTDARVRQLIAETARELGLRAIFMPSGAGHDAQNMARIAPTGMIFVPSVGGISHSPQEYTRPEDLANGATVLLHTILKIDRGALP